In Streptococcus sp. SN-1, a single genomic region encodes these proteins:
- a CDS encoding HD domain-containing protein, giving the protein MNEKVFRDPVHNYIHVNNQIIYDLINTKEFQRLRRIKQLGTSSYTFHGGEHSRFSHCLGVYEIARRITEIFEEKYPEEWNPAESLLTMTAALLHDLGHGAYSHTFEHLFDTDHEAITQEIIQSPETEIHQVLLQVAPDFPEKVASVIDHTYPNKQVVQLISSQIDADRMDYLLRDSYFTGASYGEFDLTRILRVIRPVENGIAFQRNGMHAIEDYVLSRYQMYMQVYFHPATRAMEVLLQNLLKRAKELYPEDKDFFARTSPHLLPFFEKNVTLSDYLALDDGVMNTYFQLWMTSPDKILADLSQRFVNRKVFKSITFSQEEQDQLASMRKLVEDIGFDPDYYTAIHKNFDLPYDIYRPESENPRTQIEILQKNGELAELSSLSPIVQSLAGSRHGDNRFYFPKEMLDQNSIFASITQQFLHLIENDHFTPNKN; this is encoded by the coding sequence ATGAACGAAAAAGTATTCCGTGACCCAGTTCACAACTACATCCATGTCAATAATCAAATCATCTATGACTTGATCAATACAAAAGAATTTCAACGTTTGCGCCGTATCAAGCAACTGGGAACTTCCAGTTATACCTTCCACGGTGGAGAACACAGTCGCTTCTCTCACTGTCTAGGAGTCTATGAAATTGCACGACGTATCACGGAGATTTTTGAAGAAAAATATCCTGAGGAATGGAATCCTGCCGAGTCCCTCTTGACCATGACAGCTGCTCTCCTACATGACCTTGGGCATGGTGCCTACTCCCATACTTTTGAACATCTCTTTGATACAGATCATGAGGCCATTACTCAGGAAATCATCCAAAGTCCTGAGACAGAGATTCACCAAGTTCTGCTACAAGTGGCGCCAGATTTTCCAGAAAAGGTGGCCAGTGTCATCGACCATACCTATCCTAACAAGCAGGTCGTGCAACTCATTTCTAGTCAAATTGATGCAGACCGCATGGACTATCTCTTGCGTGACTCCTATTTTACAGGAGCATCCTATGGGGAATTTGACCTGACTCGCATACTCCGAGTCATTCGTCCTGTCGAAAATGGTATCGCCTTTCAGCGCAATGGCATGCACGCCATCGAAGACTATGTCCTCAGTCGCTACCAGATGTACATGCAGGTTTATTTCCACCCCGCAACACGCGCCATGGAAGTTCTCCTACAGAATCTCCTCAAGCGCGCCAAGGAACTCTATCCTGAGGACAAAGACTTCTTTGCACGAACTTCCCCACACCTCCTACCTTTCTTTGAAAAAAATGTGACCTTATCTGACTATCTGGCTCTAGATGATGGTGTGATGAATACCTACTTCCAGCTCTGGATGACCAGTCCTGATAAGATTCTTGCAGACCTGTCGCAACGCTTTGTCAACCGCAAGGTCTTTAAATCCATTACCTTTTCACAAGAGGAACAAGACCAACTCGCCAGCATGAGAAAATTAGTTGAGGATATCGGCTTTGATCCAGACTATTACACTGCCATTCATAAGAACTTCGACCTCCCTTATGATATCTATCGTCCCGAATCTGAAAATCCACGGACACAGATTGAGATTTTACAAAAGAATGGAGAACTGGCCGAACTCTCTAGCCTGTCTCCTATCGTCCAATCCCTTGCTGGTAGTCGTCACGGAGATAATCGTTTCTATTTCCCGAAAGAAATGTTAGACCAAAATAGTATCTTTGCTAGCATTACCCAGCAATTTTTACACTTGATTGAGAACGATCATTTTACCCCAAATAAAAACTAG
- a CDS encoding helix-turn-helix domain-containing protein, producing MGTLLATRLKNRRKELKMSQRELAEGICKQGQISRLENGEFTPGADFLYALSKKLKVSIDYFFNEQIVEEIDELSEFKKLAQTFITNRNYESLKYIYELESVKVHRFSLVNKFYMEWIKSLIDFYFYGQKEEAVARLEKVLSQLSVTDLTYLQVTNTLFNFYYDIEDLESFNEIREKLEYQVNQLKLNTIEELNLSIKFNYNVCRYLWLQNNTEEAITKITDTIKQCKTYRTTYLLADLYVLMGNVSKNFSSKVAVKEYFETAYFLYKLEGNMSMALKIEHYIADMTE from the coding sequence GTGGGCACATTATTAGCAACAAGATTAAAAAATAGACGAAAAGAATTAAAAATGTCTCAGCGAGAATTGGCTGAGGGGATATGTAAACAGGGACAGATTAGTCGATTAGAAAATGGAGAATTTACTCCAGGAGCAGACTTTTTATATGCTCTGTCTAAGAAGTTAAAAGTTAGTATAGATTATTTTTTTAATGAGCAGATTGTAGAAGAGATTGATGAACTATCAGAGTTTAAGAAGTTAGCCCAGACATTTATCACAAATCGAAATTATGAGTCTTTGAAATATATATATGAATTAGAGAGTGTAAAGGTACATCGCTTCTCTCTAGTAAATAAATTTTATATGGAGTGGATAAAATCTCTTATAGATTTTTATTTCTATGGGCAAAAAGAGGAGGCTGTGGCAAGATTGGAGAAGGTACTGTCTCAGTTAAGTGTAACCGACTTGACCTACCTTCAAGTTACAAATACTCTATTCAATTTTTATTATGATATTGAAGATTTAGAGAGTTTTAATGAAATTAGAGAAAAGTTAGAGTATCAAGTAAATCAACTCAAGTTAAACACAATCGAAGAATTAAACCTTTCTATTAAATTTAATTATAATGTTTGTCGCTATCTATGGTTGCAGAATAATACTGAAGAGGCTATTACTAAAATCACAGATACGATAAAGCAATGTAAGACGTATAGAACAACATATCTTTTGGCTGATTTGTATGTATTGATGGGAAATGTCAGTAAGAATTTTTCTTCTAAAGTTGCAGTAAAAGAGTACTTTGAAACGGCTTATTTCCTATATAAGCTTGAGGGCAATATGTCAATGGCTCTTAAAATCGAGCATTATATTGCAGATATGACAGAATAG
- a CDS encoding MFS transporter → MNINKKTFYTITFGEFISNVGDRFQKIAFPILIYQEFHSSFAMGGMVIIELLPQFLLGFVMGYLLDNFNKKKILLWSTLIPALLCSVIPILSKYSVSIFFYYVIAFLIPLFSTLFQTGFSVITPALFEKEELQKYNSQFQGVRTISKLISPALAGVLMLKFNINSIFFINSASFLLLFLSILISYIPDQEHKENGNDDIKEIFVGFKENFTNIKLRITLLFTIVVNIAMLGFNATIIYYLQDQLKLSNSLVGIVYSIAGFGSLIAVTLLSTFLNKKDTFILMNISMATIPLVIMASGIVENWIFFGICYSILSGLITIASVSITTIQQQESTEYNIGKILSSSFVIATIFAPFGGILAAYFNWLLNPRLSLVILGLLSSLLVILIKSYEKKLTKKRTAIFIKED, encoded by the coding sequence GTGAATATCAATAAGAAAACGTTTTATACCATTACTTTTGGTGAGTTTATATCAAATGTTGGAGATAGATTTCAGAAAATTGCTTTTCCAATCTTAATTTACCAAGAGTTTCATTCGTCTTTTGCAATGGGAGGAATGGTGATTATTGAATTGTTACCTCAATTCTTGTTGGGATTCGTTATGGGTTACTTATTAGATAATTTCAATAAGAAAAAAATACTATTATGGTCTACATTAATACCTGCATTATTATGTAGTGTAATACCGATATTATCTAAATATTCAGTTTCTATATTTTTTTACTATGTTATTGCATTTTTGATACCTTTATTTTCGACACTTTTTCAAACAGGATTCTCAGTCATTACTCCTGCTTTATTTGAGAAGGAAGAATTACAAAAATATAATTCTCAATTTCAAGGTGTACGAACTATTTCAAAATTAATTTCTCCAGCTCTAGCAGGGGTATTAATGTTAAAGTTTAATATTAATAGTATTTTTTTTATAAATAGTGCTTCTTTCTTATTGTTATTTCTTTCAATACTAATTTCATATATTCCAGATCAAGAACATAAGGAGAATGGTAATGATGATATAAAAGAAATTTTTGTAGGTTTTAAAGAGAACTTTACAAATATTAAGTTGAGGATTACTTTACTCTTTACTATTGTTGTGAATATCGCTATGCTAGGCTTCAATGCAACGATTATTTATTATTTACAGGATCAATTAAAATTATCAAATAGTCTTGTTGGGATTGTTTACTCCATTGCTGGATTTGGTAGTTTGATAGCAGTAACCCTTCTTTCTACTTTTTTGAATAAGAAGGATACCTTTATCTTAATGAATATATCAATGGCAACTATCCCACTTGTCATTATGGCAAGCGGAATAGTAGAAAATTGGATTTTTTTTGGAATTTGTTACTCAATTTTGAGTGGACTAATTACAATAGCTTCTGTCTCAATTACAACAATACAGCAACAAGAAAGTACTGAGTATAATATTGGTAAAATACTTTCTAGTTCTTTTGTAATAGCTACCATTTTTGCTCCTTTTGGAGGGATACTGGCTGCTTATTTTAATTGGCTTTTAAACCCGAGATTAAGTCTAGTTATTTTGGGATTACTAAGCAGTTTATTGGTTATTCTTATAAAGAGTTATGAAAAAAAGCTAACTAAGAAAAGAACTGCAATATTTATAAAGGAAGATTAG
- a CDS encoding bifunctional oligoribonuclease/PAP phosphatase NrnA yields MDICHQILEKIKEYDTIIIHRHMKPDPDALGSQVGLKALLEYHFPEKTIKAVGYDEPTLTWMAEMDLVEDSAYQGALVIVCDTANTARIDDKRYSQGDFLIKIDHHPNDDVYGDLSWVDTSSSSASEMITLFAQTAQLALSDRAAELLFAGIVGDTGRFLYPSTTVRTLRLAAYLREHNFDFAALTRKMDTMSYKIAKLQGYIYDHLEVDENGAARVILSQEILKRFNVTDAETAAIVGAPGRIDSVSLWGIFVEQADGHYRVRLRSKIHPINEIAKEHDGGGHPLASGANSYSLEENEIIYQKLKNLLKN; encoded by the coding sequence ATGGACATTTGCCATCAAATTTTAGAAAAAATCAAAGAATACGACACGATTATCATTCACCGTCATATGAAACCAGACCCTGATGCCTTGGGAAGTCAGGTGGGCTTGAAAGCCTTGCTGGAATATCATTTCCCTGAAAAAACCATCAAAGCCGTTGGTTATGATGAGCCAACTCTAACTTGGATGGCTGAGATGGATCTTGTTGAAGACAGTGCTTACCAAGGTGCCCTTGTCATCGTCTGTGATACAGCTAATACTGCTCGTATCGATGATAAGCGCTATAGTCAAGGTGATTTTCTCATTAAAATTGACCACCATCCAAATGATGATGTATATGGTGACCTATCTTGGGTAGATACTAGTTCAAGTAGCGCTAGCGAGATGATTACCCTATTTGCCCAAACAGCTCAACTGGCCTTGTCAGATCGTGCTGCTGAGTTGCTCTTTGCAGGTATTGTTGGTGATACAGGTCGTTTCCTCTACCCTTCTACCACTGTACGGACTCTTCGCCTGGCTGCCTATCTGAGAGAACATAACTTTGACTTTGCGGCTCTCACTCGCAAAATGGACACTATGAGTTACAAAATTGCTAAACTTCAAGGCTACATCTACGACCATCTGGAAGTGGATGAAAATGGTGCTGCTCGCGTTATCCTGAGTCAGGAAATCTTAAAACGATTCAATGTTACCGATGCTGAAACTGCAGCCATTGTCGGTGCACCTGGACGTATTGACAGCGTCAGTCTCTGGGGAATTTTTGTAGAACAGGCTGATGGCCACTACCGTGTTCGCTTACGCAGTAAAATTCATCCTATCAATGAAATCGCCAAGGAACATGATGGTGGAGGCCACCCTCTAGCAAGTGGTGCTAATTCCTATAGCCTAGAGGAAAACGAAATCATCTACCAAAAGTTAAAAAACTTGCTTAAAAACTGA
- a CDS encoding DNA-binding protein, giving the protein MTENFTIHLPKATEKKLLARYDTMLQKAIEKAFEDQELYKPMLRMSGLCRWLDVSTTTVVKWQREGMPHMVIDGVTLYDKHKVAQWLQQYER; this is encoded by the coding sequence ATGACAGAAAACTTTACTATCCACCTCCCAAAAGCAACAGAAAAGAAGTTGCTTGCCCGTTACGATACTATGCTTCAGAAAGCTATCGAAAAAGCTTTTGAAGATCAGGAACTTTATAAACCTATGCTACGAATGTCAGGTTTATGCCGTTGGCTTGATGTATCAACTACTACCGTTGTCAAATGGCAACGTGAAGGTATGCCCCACATGGTAATTGACGGAGTGACCCTGTACGATAAACACAAAGTCGCTCAATGGTTACAACAATATGAGAGGTGA
- a CDS encoding chorismate mutase codes for MDLDIIRQEIDQIDDQIVKLLEERMHLVEGVVAYKKASGKPILDTKRESIIFEKVRSRVGDKRYQETIVATFSDILKRSRDYQDQNIK; via the coding sequence ATGGATTTAGATATTATTCGCCAAGAAATTGATCAAATCGACGACCAAATTGTTAAACTTCTAGAAGAACGAATGCATTTGGTTGAGGGGGTAGTTGCTTATAAGAAAGCATCAGGTAAACCGATTTTAGATACCAAGAGAGAATCAATTATCTTTGAAAAGGTTAGAAGTCGTGTAGGAGATAAGCGCTATCAGGAGACTATTGTAGCGACTTTTTCTGACATACTCAAACGTTCGCGTGATTATCAGGATCAAAACATCAAATGA
- the crcB gene encoding fluoride efflux transporter CrcB, with protein sequence MKKEQFYPLGIFLVAMLGGLVRYLVSTWLPSSPDFPWGTLLVNYLGIFCLVYLVKGYLVYKETSKGVILALGTGFCGGLTTFSSLMLDAVKLLDTGRYLSLVMYLLLSIGGGLLLAYFLGRKKW encoded by the coding sequence ATGAAAAAAGAACAATTTTATCCGCTAGGGATTTTTCTAGTTGCTATGTTGGGCGGACTTGTCCGCTACCTAGTTTCCACTTGGTTACCATCCAGTCCTGACTTTCCTTGGGGAACCCTTCTTGTTAACTATCTAGGCATTTTCTGCTTGGTGTATCTTGTTAAGGGCTATTTAGTCTATAAGGAAACCAGTAAAGGCGTTATTTTAGCACTGGGGACGGGCTTTTGTGGAGGTTTAACAACCTTTTCTAGTCTCATGCTTGATGCTGTGAAACTGCTTGATACAGGGCGTTATCTGAGTTTGGTCATGTATTTGCTTTTGAGCATTGGTGGAGGCCTACTTTTGGCTTATTTTCTAGGGAGGAAAAAATGGTAA
- the rplS gene encoding 50S ribosomal protein L19: protein MNPLIQSLTEGQLRTDIPSFRPGDTVRVHAKVVEGNRERIQIFEGVVIARKGAGISENYTVRKISNGVGVERIFPIHTPRVEKIEVVRYGKVRRAKLYYLRALQGKAARIKEIRR from the coding sequence ATGAATCCATTAATCCAAAGCTTGACTGAAGGTCAACTTCGTACAGATATCCCATCATTCCGTCCTGGTGACACTGTTCGTGTACACGCGAAAGTTGTCGAAGGTAACCGTGAACGTATCCAGATTTTTGAAGGTGTTGTTATCGCACGTAAAGGTGCTGGCATCTCAGAAAACTACACAGTTCGTAAAATCTCTAACGGTGTAGGTGTTGAGCGTATCTTCCCAATCCACACTCCACGTGTTGAAAAAATCGAAGTTGTTCGTTACGGTAAAGTACGTCGTGCGAAATTGTACTACTTGCGTGCTCTTCAAGGTAAAGCAGCTCGTATCAAAGAAATCCGTCGTTAA
- a CDS encoding site-specific integrase yields the protein MSIIKYKAKKSKSGYLYKVRIYRVIDGKRKDFFKGSFKSRREARQYEAMIYHKKALGDLSELLRVSERRFDEVFEEWFKTYQNTVERTTSVRTDDLFRIHILPVLGKVKISKITPWQCQDFITEKGQTFRNIKQVKSYTSQVFDFALKMKLITDNPMKQVILPKRERKKSDNFFSVEELHEFLDIIKAEEPYKNYALFRLLAYSGLRKGELYSLRWSDIDFDNQLLSINKNLGRIKGKAVEKSTKNKFSIRQIPLDTETVSILKEWKQKSRKEKGQLSVTPLIDSDYMFTFVGRDGKIEPLYQDYINSVLKRIIRKHGLKKITPHGFRHTHATLMIEVGVDPVNAAKRLGHASSQMTLDTYSHSTVAGEKKAITKFVDYLDSAKG from the coding sequence ATGTCTATTATTAAATATAAGGCTAAAAAGTCTAAATCAGGGTATCTTTATAAGGTCAGAATCTATAGGGTGATTGATGGCAAACGTAAAGACTTCTTTAAAGGCAGTTTTAAGAGCCGTAGAGAAGCTAGACAGTATGAAGCTATGATTTACCACAAAAAAGCGTTAGGAGACCTCTCAGAACTTCTGAGAGTTTCTGAGAGACGTTTTGATGAAGTTTTTGAGGAATGGTTCAAAACTTATCAAAACACAGTAGAGAGGACGACAAGCGTCCGTACAGATGATTTGTTTAGAATTCATATCTTGCCAGTTCTTGGAAAGGTGAAAATTTCCAAAATTACTCCTTGGCAATGTCAGGACTTTATTACCGAAAAAGGTCAGACTTTTAGGAATATCAAACAGGTCAAATCTTACACTAGTCAAGTGTTTGATTTTGCTTTGAAAATGAAATTGATTACAGACAACCCAATGAAACAAGTGATACTCCCAAAAAGAGAGCGGAAGAAGTCAGATAACTTCTTTAGCGTTGAGGAGTTGCATGAGTTTTTAGACATTATTAAAGCAGAAGAGCCTTATAAAAACTATGCCTTATTTCGTTTGTTAGCTTATAGTGGCTTAAGGAAAGGGGAGCTGTATTCTTTGAGGTGGTCCGATATTGATTTTGATAATCAATTACTTTCTATCAACAAAAACTTAGGTAGAATCAAGGGGAAAGCCGTTGAGAAAAGCACCAAAAACAAGTTTTCAATACGGCAAATTCCTTTAGATACTGAGACAGTCTCGATTTTGAAAGAGTGGAAACAAAAGAGCAGAAAAGAAAAGGGGCAACTGTCAGTTACCCCATTGATTGATAGTGATTATATGTTTACGTTTGTTGGCCGAGATGGAAAGATAGAGCCTCTATATCAGGACTATATAAATAGTGTTCTAAAGCGGATTATCAGGAAACATGGCTTGAAGAAGATAACTCCTCATGGCTTCAGACATACTCATGCAACCTTGATGATTGAAGTAGGGGTTGACCCTGTCAATGCGGCTAAAAGGTTAGGGCATGCAAGTAGTCAGATGACTCTGGATACTTATAGCCATTCTACAGTAGCAGGAGAGAAGAAAGCTATCACAAAATTTGTAGATTATCTGGATAGTGCAAAAGGTTAG
- a CDS encoding flavodoxin, protein MALAKIVFASMTGNTEEIADIVADKLRDLGLDVDVDECTTVDASDFLEADIAIVATYTYGDGELPDEMMDFYEDLADLNLNGKIYGVVGSGDTFYDEFCKAVDDFDRVFVSTGAEKGSECVKVDLSAEEEDIERLEQFAEELAAKVG, encoded by the coding sequence ATGGCATTAGCAAAAATTGTATTTGCCAGTATGACCGGTAATACCGAAGAAATTGCAGATATTGTAGCAGACAAATTACGTGACTTGGGCTTGGATGTCGATGTTGATGAATGTACAACTGTTGACGCTTCAGACTTCTTGGAAGCAGACATCGCTATCGTTGCGACCTATACTTATGGTGATGGTGAATTGCCAGATGAGATGATGGACTTCTACGAAGACCTAGCAGATCTCAACTTGAATGGTAAAATTTACGGAGTTGTCGGTTCGGGTGATACCTTCTACGATGAATTCTGTAAGGCTGTCGATGACTTTGACCGTGTCTTTGTGTCAACAGGAGCAGAAAAAGGTTCAGAGTGTGTTAAAGTTGATCTTTCTGCTGAGGAAGAAGACATTGAACGCTTGGAACAATTCGCAGAAGAATTGGCTGCTAAAGTAGGATAA
- a CDS encoding type B 50S ribosomal protein L31 produces the protein MKKDIHPEYRPVVFMDTTTGYQFLSGSTKRSNETVEFEGETYPLIRVEISSDSHPFYTGRQKFTQADGRVDRFNKKYGLK, from the coding sequence ATGAAAAAAGATATCCATCCAGAATATCGCCCAGTTGTCTTCATGGACACAACTACTGGTTACCAATTCCTTAGCGGTTCAACAAAACGCTCTAACGAAACAGTTGAGTTCGAAGGCGAAACTTACCCATTGATCCGTGTGGAAATTTCATCAGACTCACACCCATTCTACACTGGACGTCAAAAGTTCACTCAAGCAGATGGACGCGTGGATCGTTTCAACAAAAAATACGGTCTCAAATAA
- the yidA gene encoding sugar-phosphatase — MSIKLIAVDIDGTLVNSKKEITPEVFSAIQDAKEAGVKVVIATGRPIAGVAKLLDDLQLRDEGDYVVTFNGALVQETATGHEIISESLTYEDYLDMEFLSRKLGVHMHAITKDGIYTANRNIGKYTVHESTLVSMPIFYRTPEEMAGKEIVKCMFIDEPEILDAAIKKIPAEFYERYSINKSAPFYLELLKKNVDKGSAITHLAEKLGLIKDETMAIGDEENDRAMLEVVGNPVVMENGNPEIKKIAKYITKSNDESGVAHAIRTWVL, encoded by the coding sequence ATGAGTATTAAACTAATTGCCGTTGATATCGACGGAACCCTAGTCAATAGTAAAAAGGAGATTACTCCTGAGGTCTTTTCTGCCATCCAAGATGCCAAAGAAGCTGGTGTCAAAGTCGTGATTGCAACTGGCCGCCCTATCGCTGGTGTTGCCAAACTGCTGGATGACTTGCAGTTGAGAGACGAGGGGGACTATGTCGTAACATTCAACGGTGCCCTTGTCCAAGAAACTGCTACTGGCCATGAGATTATCAGCGAATCCTTGACCTATGAGGATTATCTGGATATGGAATTTCTCAGTCGTAAACTCGGTGTCCACATGCACGCCATTACCAAGGACGGTATCTACACTGCCAATCGCAATATCGGAAAATACACCGTTCACGAATCAACCCTCGTCAGCATGCCCATCTTCTACCGTACACCTGAAGAAATGGCTGGCAAGGAAATTGTCAAATGTATGTTCATCGATGAGCCTGAGATTCTCGATGCTGCGATTAAAAAAATTCCAGCAGAATTTTACGAACGCTACTCCATCAACAAATCTGCTCCATTCTACCTCGAACTCCTTAAAAAGAATGTAGACAAAGGTTCAGCCATCACTCACTTGGCTGAAAAACTAGGATTGATCAAAGATGAAACCATGGCAATCGGAGACGAAGAAAATGACCGCGCCATGCTGGAAGTCGTTGGCAACCCTGTTGTCATGGAAAATGGAAATCCAGAAATCAAAAAAATCGCCAAATACATCACTAAATCTAACGATGAATCTGGCGTTGCCCATGCCATCCGTACATGGGTACTGTAA
- a CDS encoding replication initiator protein A, whose protein sequence is MIDYEKDYYLIPKVLYTDPHYIFLSDKARLTYAILCDEQRKAAERGQFDENGDVYIEFSNKGLLRILQCSKPTFIYYRNALELCGLIECEQRISETRGSLPTRIYIKEI, encoded by the coding sequence ATGATTGATTATGAAAAAGATTATTACTTAATACCTAAAGTCTTATATACTGACCCTCACTATATTTTTCTTTCAGATAAGGCAAGATTGACTTATGCCATTTTATGTGATGAGCAACGAAAAGCAGCTGAAAGAGGACAATTTGATGAAAATGGAGATGTCTATATAGAATTCTCTAACAAAGGCCTATTACGGATATTACAGTGTAGCAAGCCTACATTTATTTATTATCGTAACGCTTTAGAATTATGTGGGTTAATTGAATGTGAACAACGTATATCTGAAACAAGAGGAAGTTTACCGACAAGAATTTATATCAAGGAGATTTAA
- a CDS encoding replication initiation factor domain-containing protein: MDLKVSLDNITITAEIRHSSFNNFKKLVSNHIAIITQKAMTDMFQAYTKSGGQVILHLEYDKLKGQARNARPFRMEFNPNKLRTVDTEILNTIIPYLEDISITRADLAFDFFNLDCSEFILEKKGRPTATKEWRDKNGKLETKYLGASRSEKQIRLYDKKVEQLTNGSEDERQNAQQYEHWWRLEFQLRSRSVENIFEVIDTIIFKPFYFETLGIETQLYLLALTRDKGIWNKVSKNTRSKYKKILETHQTSDTDYLQLMKNLLHKERPKLEKQLAFYGGR, encoded by the coding sequence TTGGATTTAAAAGTTAGTTTAGATAATATTACTATAACTGCTGAAATACGCCACAGTAGTTTCAATAATTTTAAAAAATTAGTTAGCAACCATATTGCAATCATCACTCAAAAAGCTATGACAGATATGTTTCAAGCCTATACCAAGTCTGGGGGGCAAGTTATCCTCCATTTAGAGTATGATAAACTAAAAGGACAAGCTCGAAATGCTCGCCCTTTCCGAATGGAGTTTAATCCTAACAAACTCCGAACAGTTGATACTGAAATTCTTAATACGATTATACCATATCTCGAAGATATTTCAATCACTCGAGCTGACTTAGCTTTTGATTTTTTTAATCTTGATTGTAGTGAATTCATTTTAGAAAAGAAGGGACGACCTACTGCAACAAAAGAATGGAGAGATAAAAATGGTAAGCTTGAAACAAAATATCTAGGAGCTTCAAGGTCAGAAAAACAAATTCGACTATACGATAAAAAAGTTGAACAACTGACGAACGGAAGTGAAGATGAACGACAAAACGCACAACAATATGAACATTGGTGGAGATTAGAATTTCAGTTACGAAGTCGCTCCGTTGAAAATATTTTTGAGGTTATTGACACTATTATATTCAAACCGTTTTATTTTGAAACTCTAGGAATTGAAACACAACTTTATCTATTAGCTTTAACACGTGATAAAGGAATCTGGAATAAAGTTAGCAAAAACACTAGAAGTAAATACAAGAAAATTTTGGAAACTCATCAAACTTCCGATACTGATTATTTGCAATTGATGAAAAATCTGTTACATAAAGAACGACCCAAACTAGAAAAACAACTTGCTTTTTATGGGGGTCGTTAG
- a CDS encoding helix-turn-helix transcriptional regulator, whose protein sequence is MTNFQTLVKNSKLSLKEISEATGIGYSTLGNYNQGSRSPNAKNAQILSEYFGVSIPYLLGLDDNPVLKDPGAPKEMIKDFYKVLTKGTSIEHKITKWTPFGDELAIILKELNQSEALSDYIDFLASKKDLHPVLVKAVKEFIADEKQGLIPFLINKSGAEDSPYHYVWEAWINSDEYKRLQEEKQSKK, encoded by the coding sequence TTGACAAACTTTCAAACACTTGTTAAAAACAGTAAATTATCTCTTAAAGAAATAAGTGAGGCAACTGGTATAGGATACTCTACTCTTGGAAATTACAACCAAGGGAGTAGAAGTCCAAATGCTAAAAATGCGCAAATTCTATCAGAATATTTTGGAGTGTCTATACCTTACTTGCTGGGGCTTGATGATAATCCTGTATTAAAAGATCCAGGTGCACCAAAAGAAATGATCAAAGATTTCTATAAAGTGTTGACAAAAGGTACGAGTATAGAGCATAAAATTACTAAATGGACTCCATTTGGTGATGAACTTGCCATTATACTTAAAGAACTCAATCAGTCAGAGGCATTGTCTGACTACATTGATTTTTTAGCAAGTAAAAAGGACTTGCACCCTGTTTTGGTGAAAGCTGTTAAGGAATTTATAGCTGATGAGAAACAAGGTCTTATTCCTTTCCTGATTAACAAATCAGGAGCAGAAGACTCTCCTTATCATTATGTATGGGAGGCATGGATAAATTCTGACGAATATAAGAGATTGCAGGAAGAGAAACAGAGTAAGAAATAA
- the crcB gene encoding fluoride efflux transporter CrcB, with the protein MVMVYLAIACGLGALVRYFFSRYNQASKLPLGTLIANLLGCFLIGLFYNHVESKEVYAILATGFCGGLTTFSTLNDELQRLLSDRKVFYSYLALTYLGGLVAIFLGILL; encoded by the coding sequence ATGGTAATGGTCTATCTTGCAATCGCTTGTGGTCTTGGAGCCCTGGTACGGTATTTCTTTTCCCGCTATAATCAAGCTTCTAAATTGCCACTTGGAACACTCATAGCCAATCTTTTGGGTTGTTTTTTAATTGGATTATTTTACAATCATGTGGAATCTAAGGAAGTCTATGCTATTTTAGCAACAGGATTTTGTGGAGGTTTGACAACCTTCTCTACCTTGAATGACGAACTCCAAAGGTTGCTGAGCGATAGGAAAGTCTTTTATTCTTACCTAGCCTTAACCTACCTAGGTGGTTTAGTTGCGATTTTTTTAGGAATTCTGCTATAA